In Candidatus Afararchaeum irisae, the genomic stretch GCGTTCTTAGATAATGCCTCTATCAGGTCTCTTCTCTTGGTCATACAGAAGACGGAAAGCTAAAAGACAAAAAGCTTGCTATACTCACGCCACGGAGACGAAACCACTACGACCCACCGAGGTTTCTGAGCTCGCCGACGACTTCCTCGTGGGTCTTGTTGAGACCTCCGGCGACCTCAAGGAAGGTAGATATAGAGCCCTCCTCGTCAGACGGGAACGCACATACCTCTCTGTCGTCACCGTACGACTCCTTCTCGTCGACCACGAAGTACTCAGTCTCTACTGTCATTACGTTGTCTACCGCCGAACACACCGGGTGCTTTACCTCGGCGGGTTCGTCTAGCTTCACGAGCCATGCGTCCTCACGTTCTTCGAGACCTTTCTTTATTATCCTCGGCATGCTATCCCCTGTTTTTGGTTTCTTCATTATTATTCCTGTGGCTAGTCTTATTTATATCTATCTGATTTTTTATGAACTTCTGAACCCTTCTCCTGATCCAAATAAAAATCTTCTTTACGCCGAACCTCCTACTCGAAGCCGCGCCTCGGTAGCTCAGAGGTAGAGCGCGTCATTGGTAATGACGAGGTTCGCGGGTTCAAATCCCGCCCGAGGCTTCGCTAAACCGAGTTTAGCGTGCCTCAAGCGGTCTGAACTAGGGAAGGAACTGACCGGGTTCAAATCCCGCCCGAGGCTTCGCTAAACCGATTAGATTAGTAAACAGATGCGACTTTTCTAGAATATCGGAGTCAGACATATCGGAGTCAGACCCGCAGCGAAACTACGGCTGAAAGCCGTCTTAGTCATCGTCATTTCTCCCTGTGTCCCTGCGTGCTACCTTCTCGGCTTTCCGGCGATCCACCGTGTCGCGGTCTTTGTACTCGGATCGGACGAGGAAGTAAAGTATCAAAGGACCGAGAACGAGGATCGCCACCACGAACGGTATGGCTACCATCAGCCGAGGAAGATATCGACTATGTCGCTCGCTCCCGAGGTCGTGTCACGGTAGAGTTCGGAGTAGCCACAGTTCGTACACGTAACGACCTTGAAGCTGTTTGTCTGTATGTCGAACATCTTCGAGAGACCTCCCCCCGTCGTCGAGATCTTCCCGACGTCTGTGCCTGTGTGACCACATTTCGGACAGCCGCGTTCGGTGTCTGGTTCCGGGGCGGAATCCATACACGTCATATACCGACAACTTTCTAAGCATTTGTGGAGAGTACCAGACATGCCTCTGTGTCCGAGATGCCGGCGAAACGAGAACCCGAAAGACGAGACGAGACGAGACAGATGCCCGAGATGAGGGTGGGATGTCGGAAAAGGAGATGTGACCGGTGCGGCAAGAAGTACTGATCCCTCTATCCTCTCTTCTCTTCCCTGTCTTCGAGGAGACTCGTTATACCTCCTATGACGTCGGTGAGGTAAGCCGTGCCCCAGATTCCGACGATCACACCCCCCACTATGTCGAATATCAGGTCTTTCATGGTGTCTTCGAGGCTGTACTGGGTCAGAAGGGTCTGACCTGTCGCCTCTCCGACTTTCTCGACACCGAACTCCAGAACCTCCCATGTGACACCGAAGGCGACCACGAAGATCAGGACGAACACGAACGTCAGCCGCGGCGGTATCTCGACTTCGTCGGAGTGTATGTCGAGGGCGCGAACCGTCGAGTACCCCGCTCCTGCGACCACCGCGGCTGAGAGGGTGTGAGTGACGTGATCCCACCACCATACCGACGAGTAGGGTCCGAGTGTTCCGACTGCGTGGAGGAAGACCGCGCTAGTTATCCAGAGCGTTAGCCTCGCGTCCATGGGTATCTCGTAGTCGCGTTCGAGAGCAGATGGTAGGAAGGTATAAGACCTTAGCTTGGGCTGTTCACTCAGTGAACTACCCTACCCTACTCGCTCACGGCTGACGCCGTTCGCTCCTTGAGGGTAGGGCTTCCTGTTTGCACGACGCACTTTGCAGACACCGAATTGGTGTCCGTAGGGAGCGCAGTCTCCACAGGCGTTAACGAGAGCTTCGCTCTCGTTCGCACATCAGAATCGCAGAGCGATTCTGAGGACGTTGATTCGGAGTGTCCCACTCCTACATCTTGTAGACCGCGAGAAAGGATGTTCCACGCCGCGTTCGCGTCTCTATCCGCTTCAAACCCACAGGACGGACAAGAGTGTTCCCGCAACCACAGCGGTTTATCAGTCTTGACACCACAGGACGCACACTCTTTCGTCGTTCCGCCGGGTTTCACCGCGACGAAGTGCGTTCCTTCGCGTTCACACTTGTATTCGAGCATCCGCAGGAAGGTTCCCCACGCCGCACCTGCGCGGTTCCGTGAGTTACCCGGCAGTTCGACCAGTCCTTTTGCGTCCAAGTCCTCCACAGCCACCAAGTCGTACTCGGTAGCGTAGTAGTTCGACAACTTGTGGAGGAAGTCACGACGCTTTCGCTTCAACTCGGCGTGGCGTTCAGCCACGACTTTTCGTTGTTTCTCCCAGTTTGCAGAACCGTGTTCCTTCCGTGAAAGGTCACGTTGAGCGCGTTCCAAGCGTTCACGTTCGCCGGACAGGTCAAGCGAGCAGACCGCCGTGCCGTCCGTATCGTGAGCGTACTTGAGAATTCCTACGTCGATGCCGACGCACTTCTCGGGGTTCTCAGGTTTCTCGGGCGTGGCTTCGTCCACGTCGATGCCGAACGTGGCGAACCACTCTCCCGTGGGTTCTCGTTTGACCGTGACTTGTTTGATGGTGGCGTTCTCGGGAATGTCTCGGTGGAGGTGAATCGGAATCTCACCGAGTTTGCTCAACCACAGAACAGGCCGACCACTCGTGTTCTTGAGTTTGAAGCCGGACTGATTGTAGGTGAGCGACCGATACTCTCGTGGCGGTTTCCACTTGAGCATCCCCACGGCGCGTCCGTTCTCCTTCTGTGTTTTCAGTCTGGAGAGGTTGTCGTAGACACGCTTGACGACCATCTGTAACACTTTCGAGTGAATAGCGTTCAGGTCGTCCCACCACTCTTTGAGGTCAGGAAGCGTGTTCTGTACTTCGTATTGAGCGGGAATCTCGTCTGCCTCGTTGACTTTGTGGAGGACGTGGTTGTAGAGTTGTCTACAAGTATCGACGTGGTGTAGAAGCGTCTCTGTGAGGGCTTCTGATGGGTTGAGTCGATACTTGTAGTTGTAGTGCATCTATGATTCTCGCTCCTCGATAAGTTCGTCCAGTTTCTCTTGGACGAACGAGGAGAGGTTCAGATGGTTGTGTTGAATCCACTCCTCTTGATCCTCACGGATAGAGATGGTTTTTCGCGTTGCCACATCATAAGATATGTAATTTGCATACAAGTAGTTTGTGGATGGCGTGGGCCTGTGGGCCGGTTGTCGCAGAGTGTTTGAGAGACGAAGACGGCGCTGTATCCCCTCCCTACTGTGCTACTCGGTCGCTCCGCTCCCTGCGTTGTGTTGAAAA encodes the following:
- a CDS encoding zinc ribbon domain-containing protein, with translation MDSAPEPDTERGCPKCGHTGTDVGKISTTGGGLSKMFDIQTNSFKVVTCTNCGYSELYRDTTSGASDIVDIFLG
- a CDS encoding transposase, which translates into the protein MHYNYKYRLNPSEALTETLLHHVDTCRQLYNHVLHKVNEADEIPAQYEVQNTLPDLKEWWDDLNAIHSKVLQMVVKRVYDNLSRLKTQKENGRAVGMLKWKPPREYRSLTYNQSGFKLKNTSGRPVLWLSKLGEIPIHLHRDIPENATIKQVTVKREPTGEWFATFGIDVDEATPEKPENPEKCVGIDVGILKYAHDTDGTAVCSLDLSGERERLERAQRDLSRKEHGSANWEKQRKVVAERHAELKRKRRDFLHKLSNYYATEYDLVAVEDLDAKGLVELPGNSRNRAGAAWGTFLRMLEYKCEREGTHFVAVKPGGTTKECASCGVKTDKPLWLREHSCPSCGFEADRDANAAWNILSRGLQDVGVGHSESTSSESLCDSDVRTRAKLSLTPVETALPTDTNSVSAKCVVQTGSPTLKERTASAVSE